A stretch of DNA from Candidatus Methanosuratincola sp.:
GCCTGACAGCGGCGTGGACATAGACTCGCTGAAGGTGCTGGGCAACAGCCTGCAGGAGTACTTCCGCGCAGAGAGGTGCAGCATGATGATAATCACGCACCACCGCCACATCCTGCAGTACCTGAGGCCTAGCAGGATGCACATCCTCTCAGGCGGAAAGATCGCAATAACGGGCAGCTACGAGGAGCTGATGCCGAAGATAGAGGAGCTGGGCTATGAGAGGCTGATAAAGGAGGCTGCAAAAGCATGACCGACGAATGGAGGAAGAAGTACAGGCTTGAGGCGCTCCAGGCTGTGACGAAGCGCTCGGCTTTCGGGAACGACATAGACCTCAGCGACTTCGTCACGGTCCCGAGGGGCGAGAGGGGGCTGGACGAGGACGTGAAGAGGAAGAGCCTAGAGGTCGGCGTCGACGTGGAGGGGAGGAAAGGCGGCACCTACTTCCAGGTCGACCACTCCGTGCTCCTCAGCCAGCTCGCATCGAGGATAAAGGGGGTCGAGATGATGCCGACTGACGAGGCCCTCAACAAGTACGAATGGCTGAGGGCCTACTACTGGAAGGCGCTATCGGTCTCCCAGGACAAGTACACGGCGATCGCCGAGCTGAGGCAGACAAAGGGGTACTTCATCAGGTCTGCACCGAATGAAAAGGTCGAGCAGCCGATCCAGGCATGCCTGTACATCGGGACGGAGGGGGTCCTGCAGGCGCCGCACAACATAATAATCGCCGAGGAAGGCTCCGAGCTCAACATCATCACGGGCTGCACCGCGGACAGCAGGGCGAAGACCGTCGCCCACGTGGGCGTGAGCGAGTTCTACGTAAAGAAGAACGCCACGCTCGTCTTCACAATGATACACAGCTGGTCCGATGAGGCTTACGTGAGGCCCAGGACGGGAGTGATAGTCGAGGAGGGCGGGACATTCATCACCAACTACGTCACGATAAAGCCGGTGAGGGACATCCAGAGCTACCCGACAGCGCACCTGACGGGGAAGGGAGCCAAGGCAAAGTTCAACTCGATAATCTACGCGAGCAAGGACTCGATCATAGATCTTGGGAACAGGATCTACCTGATGGCCGAGGGGACCTCCGGGGAGTCGGTGTTCAAGGTGGTCTCGACGGGCACCTCGAAGGTCTACAACAGGGGCCAGATCATCGGCCAGAACAGGAACACCAAGGGGCACCTGGAGTGCAGGGGGATGATACTCTGCCCGACTTCGTCGATAACCGCAATACCCGAGCTCATAGCGGAGCACTCGGACACAGAGCTCTCGCATGAGGCGGCGATCGGCAGGCTCCAGGAGGAACAGCTCCACTACCTCATGGCCAGGGGCATCCAGCCGGAGCAGGCGATCGGCGTACTCGTCAAGGGCTTCCTCGATCCCGGCCTCCCAGGGCTTCCGGAGCGCCTCCAGGAAGAGATAAGGTCGAAGCTGGCGTTGCTGGAGAGGAAGAGCAGCCCCGAGGAGCCCTGCTGAGACTCCACGATAGCCCGCCACCTTTTATTTCCAATTTTCGTACATCTCGTACACATTTCAACAGCCGGATGTGGAATAATCAGGTTTCTTTGACGGTCACATCGCCAGAATAGACCCTCTCGACCCCGCCCTCCGTCTCGACGAGGAGCGCCCCGTCCTCGGCTATGTCAAGGGCCCTGCCTTCGACGACCCTACCGTAGGAGCTTATCTTCACGGGCGACCCCAGCGTGGATGAGAAGAGGCGCCAGCCCTCCAGTATCTCCCCTATCGAGGAAGGGAGCCTCTCGTACATCGCCTCAGCGTTCATCAGTATTGTCGATAGGAGCTCTGCCCGGTCAAGCCGCCTCCCAAGGATGTCGAGGGTTGAGACGGCGCTCTCCCTTACCCCCTCCGGAAGATCTGCCGTGGAGAAGTTGACGTTGAGACCTATGCCTGCAATGACGTACTCCACTTTTTCAGGATCGGATGATGCCTCGAGGAGTATCCCGCATATCTTCCTTCCCCTCACGAGCACGTCATTCGGCCACTTCAGGGACGCGGGAATGCCCTGCAGCATCAGCGACCTTGCTACTGCGACGCCGAACATGAGCGTGAGTAGGGAGACCTGGCGCATTGGTAGGGACGGGCGGAGCAGCAGGCTGAACCAGAGACCTCCGGGCGGAGACGACCAATGCCTGGACGCCCTGCCTTTCCCGGACCGCTGCTCGAGGGCAACGACGAGCGTGCCCTCCGCCGCCCCCTTCTCAGCCAACCCTCTAAGGAAGTTCTGCGTCGAGTCGACGGCGTCGAGAAGTACCGGGTTCCTGCCGAGTGTCCTGGTCCTTAGCCTTGCGAGAATCTCAAGGGGGAGCAGCCCGTCGAACCTTGGCACGAGGAGGTACCCCCTTCCCCTCACAGATTCTATGTTGTACCCCTTGGCCCTCAGGCGTGCGATCTGCTTCGAGACCGCCGCCCTCGAGACCCCCGTCTGGGAAGCGGCTGCCGATCCCGAGAAGAACTTGCCTTCTGCCAAAAGTCGCTCCAGTGGGCGCAAGATGCTTCGCCGATGAAAAAAATAGGGAAACGTGTTAGATAATCCCTTTCTTCTTGAACTCCTCTATCTCAGCCTCAGAGTACCCGAGCGAGGTGAGTATCTCCTTGTTGTGCTGGCCCAGCAGCGGCGCAGGGTCGAACCTCTTTATCGGGGACTCGGAGAACTTTATCGGGCAGCCGGCCACCCTTACCTTCCCGTACTGTGGCTGGTCCAGCTCGATTATCATCTCCCTCGCATTCACATGCGGGTCCTCAACAGCCTCGCCCACGTTGTAGACCGGCGCAGAAGGCACATCGTTCTCGAGCAGGAGCCTCGCTACCTCCCACCTCGTCTTGTTCCTGGTGTACTCCTCGATCATCTGCTTGAGCACCTGCTCGTTCGCGCACCTGTGGGGGTTAGTGTCGAAGCGCGGGTCGGTCACCCACTCGGGCTTGCCGATAGCTGCACAGAACCTCTTGAATATCGCATCATTGCCGGCAGCGATCACCACATAGCCGTCCTTTGCCTGGAAGATGTCGAACGGAGTGATTGTCGGGTGCTTCGAACCTATCCTGGTCGGTATCTTGCCCTCGAGGGTGTACCTGACCACGGCGTTCTCGAGGACTGCGACCATGGAGTCCACCTGGGCAACGTCCACCTTCTGGCCCTTGCCCGTGCACTCGCGGTACCTAAGGGCCGCCAGCACGCCGATCGCTAGGAACATCCCGGAGACGATGTCGCCTATCGACGATCCCGCGCGCGCCGGGGGCTTGTCTGGCCAGCCGTTCATGTCCATGAATCCGCCCATCGCCTGGCCGATGATGTCGTAGCTGGGCCACTTGCTGTACGGCCCTGTGTGGCCGAACCCGGAGCCGCAGGCGTATATGAGCTTGGGGTTCACTTTCCTCAGATCCTCATAGCCAAGGCCCCACTCGTCGAGTGTCCCTGGCTTGAAGTTCTCGATCAGGACGTCGCTCCTCTTGACGAGCTCCTTCAGTATCTCCCTACCCTTTGGGTCTTTCAGGTTGAGGGTTATCCCCTTGTGGTTCCTGTGGATGCTCACGTAGTAAGCGCTCTTATCAGGACCCTGGACGTTGGGGAAGAACGGCCCCCACTCCCTGTTCATGTCGCCGTATACCGGCCTCTCCACTTTGATGACTTCAGCCCCTAGATCTGCGAGGACCATACCGCAGTATGGACCGAATAGGGCTCCTGTCAGACTAAGCACTCTAATACCTTCTAGCGGTCTCTTCACGATGGTTCCTCCTTTTGTTCTAGGGAAACAGCACCAAGTAGATAAAAATTGCGGATTTCAGTTCTATGCAGATGCACAGGCTGAGGAATGGTGCTGGAGCCATACCATAAAAATCGTGGTGCTTACAGAAAGTCCCGGGTTGATTCCAAGGATTGAAGAATGTAAAAAGAAAGAAAGGAAAAAAAGAAAGAATTTAGACCGGGATGTTCCCGTGTCTCTTTGGAGGCCTCGCCTGGAGGTCCCTCTTGGTTGAGAGTGCCTCGAGTGCCTTGATGAGCATTGGGCGGGTCTCCTTCGGTAGGATCACAGCGTCCACGTATCCCATGTTCGCTGCGATGTACGGGTTCGCGAACTTGTTCCTGTACTCTGCTGCCAGCCTGTTCGTGATCTCCTTGACCTCTTCCGGAGTCTTGGCCTTCATGAGTTCGTTCCTGTGTATGATCTCCACCGCACCCTCAGGGCCCATCACCGCGATCTCTGCAGTGGGCCACGCGAAGACGACGTCAGCGCCCAGGTGCCTGCTGCACATGGCGATGTAGCCTCCGCCGTAGCTCTTTCGCATGATCACGGTCAGCTTCGGCACCGTCGCCTCAGAGTATGCATAGATTACCTTCGCGCCATGCCTGATGACTCCGCCGTGCTCCTGCTTCGTACCCGGCAAATATCCGGGGACGTCCACGAATGTTATCAGCGGTATGTTGAACGCGTCGCATGTCCTGACGAACCTTGCTATCTTGTCAGAGGAGTCGATGTCCAGGCACCCCGCATAGACCATGGGCTGGTTCGCTATTACGCCGACGCTCTTGCCGTTCAGCCTTGCGAAGCCTATGACCGCGTTGGGGGCGTACATCGGCTGTAGCTCATAGAATGAGCCCTTGTCGAAGACATAGTTGATCACGTCGTGGACATCGTATGGCTTCTTCGGATCCGCGGGGACGACCTCGTTCAGCGCCTCGTCCATCCTGTCCGGCGGGTCTCCGCACTCGACTATCGGGGCGTCGTCCATGTTGTTCGAGGGCAGGTAGCTGAGGAGCGTCTTTATGTGCTTTATGCAGTCTTCGTCGTTCTCGCATGCCATCGTTGCGACTCCGCTCAGCTTGGCGTGCGCCTCCGCGCCTCCGAGGGCCTCGAAGGTAACGTCCTCCCCGATCGCAGCCTTAACGACCTTGGGCCCCGTAATGAACATGTAGCTCGTCTTCTTCACCATGTAGATGAAGTCTGCGAGCGCAGGGGAATAGACCGCACCGCCCGCGCACGGACCCATGATTGCTATGATCTGGGGGATCACGCCGGATGCCATCACGTTCCTGTAGAAGATCTCGCCGTAACCCGCGAGGGAGTTTATGCCTTCCTGGATCCTGGCACCGCCCGAGTCATTCAGACCTATTACCGGGCAGCCAGACTTCAGCGCCATGTCCTGGATCTTTGTGATCTTTTTGGCCTGCATCTCGCTGAGCGAGCCGCCTACGAAAGTGAAGTCCTGGGAATAGACGAAGACGGTCCTGCCGTTGATTGTACCGTAACCGGTGACCACAGCGTCGCCGAGGGCCTTCTTCTTCTCCATGCCGAAGTCGAAGCACCTGTGGACTACGAACTCGTCAACTTCGACGAAGCTGCCCGGGTCGAGGAGCTTCTCGATCCGCTCCCTGGCGGTCAGCTTCCCGGCTGTGTGTTGCTTGTCGATTGCCTCCTTTCCTCCGCCCAGCTTCTTCTTCTCCTTGAGGTCTTCCAGTTCCTTGAACTTTTCAGCCAATGTTTGGAATGCCATTTCTCTTACCTCCATCACTCAAAAACTATCAAGGTATCCCCGACGTTGACGAACTTGCCAGGGGCCACCTTGATCTCCTTCACCTTACCTTCCCTGTTCGACTTTATAGGGTTCTCCATCTTCATGGTCTCGAGCGTCAGCAGGACGTCCCCGGGCTTGACCGCGTCGCCAGCCTTGCACTTTACGGTCATTACTGTGCCGGGCATCGCAGCGCAGAGGTTGCCGGCTGCCGGAGCCCCACCCGCGCCGCCTGCCCCGCCAGCTGCGCCCGCAGCCTGGAGGGAGGGGGACAGCAGGTCGGCGATGTTTATCTTGAAGGTCTCGTCGTTGACCTTGACGTCGTAAAGCCCGTATGCGCGCTCAGTGATGTCCACGCTGTACTGCACATTTCCCATACTAAGCTGGAACTTGCTTGTCTTTGCCATTTATGACACACCCCAAATCAGCGGGCAGACTTCACCCTGCCGGAGATCACCCAACCGCTGCTGACCGGCTGCCTCTGCGGCTTGCTGTTTATGTACGAAGCTATTGCGGCTGCGAGCGCTACGGTCTTCTTGTCGGTCACAGGTGCCCCTGCCGCGGCGGGCGCCTCAGCCGGCTTCGCGGCGAGCTTCGCCAGCACGCTCTCCTTGCTCTTCTTCCAGGCATTGTCCGCGTCGACCTGGGTCTTGACCTTGTCGAGTATGTTCCTCTCGGCGATCAGCTCGGTGTGCAGGTGTCCGGCTATGAACTCCTCGTCCCTCATCATCACCTTGTGGAACGGGATGACGGTCTGGATGCCCTCAATCACGAACTCGTCGAGGGCGCGGCGCATCCTCATGATTGCCTCCATCCTGTCCCTGCCCCAGGTGAGCAGCTTCACGGCGAGCGAGTCGTAGAACGGCGGGATGGTGTAGCCCGCGTATATTCCACCGTCCACCCTGATACCAGGGCCGCCCGGCTCGATGTAGTTGGTTATGAGCCCGATCGAGGGAACGAAGTTGTTCATCGGATCCTCTGCGTTGATCCGGCACTCGATTGCATGCCCGGTTATCTTGACGTCGTTCTGGCCGTAGGTCAGCGGCTCGCCGGACGCCACCTTGAGCTGCTCCTTGACGATGTCGATCCCGGTCACGAGCTCGGTCACAGGGTGCTCGACCTGGAGCCTGCTGTTTACCTCGAGGAAGTAAAAGTCCTTTGTCACGTCGGAGTAGAGGAACTCGCATGTGCCTGCGTTCTCGTACCCTGCTACCTTCGCGACCTTGACTGCGGTCTCGCCCATTCTTCTCCTCAGGTCAGGGTCAAGGTACATTACCGGTGAGGGGGCCTCCTCGATGAGCTTCTGATGCCTCCTCTGGATCGAGCACTCCCTCTCGCCCAGGTAGATGCAGTTGCCCTTCTTGTCAGCGAGTATCTGTATCTCGATGTGCCTCGGCCTCTCGATGTACTTCTCGATGTAGACCTCGGGCCTTGAGAATGCGGACGCGGCCAGGCGCTGCGCCTTCTTGATCGCTTCGATGAGGTCGTCCTTAGACCTGCAGACCTGCATCCCGATGCCGCCGCCACCGCCCGCGGGCTTGACCATGACAGGGTACCCTGCCTTCTCGGCGGTCTCAAGCGCATCCTTGTCGTCCTGGACTGCGTCGAGCGCGCCCGGGACGATCGGGATGCCCGCCTTCTCCATGCTCCTCCTGGCGCCCAGCTTGTCGCCGAGTAGCTCCTGCGCCTTTGCCTTGGGCCCTATGAACTCGATGCCCGCCTCCTCGCACATCCTGACGAACTTTGCATTCTGGGCGAGGAAGCCGTATCCGGGGTGGATCCCCTCAGCCCCTGTCTGCTTGGCGACCTCGATGATCTTCTCCATCTTGAGGTAGCTCTGGGCTGCAGGACCTGGACCTATAGGCACAGCCTCGTCTGCGTAGTATACGAACTTGGCGTTTGCATCCGCGTCGGAATAAACCGCCACTGTCTTGACTTCCATCTCTTTGCACGCCCTTATGACACGAAGGGCGATCTCCCCTCTGTTGGCTACAAGGACCTTCTTCAACAAGTGTTTCTCCTCCCGATGTAGGATGCCTTAAAATTCTGCGTCAAGTATTTATCTCTTATGTGGACCTACCCCGCCGTGGCTATTCGGGGGTTCCCAAAGCTCAGGCGTCAGTTCGCCCATCAGCCTCTCACAGCGGGTGCTCAAGAGACCATCGTCACTTCATCCGCCAGAGTATAGATCGATCCGTCGGCTAAAAAAGGTGCCGTTCAGAGCCCGAGGGCCCTTGCCAGCTCCTCTATCCCCTCGCCGGTCCGGGCGCTGGTGACGGCAACCTTTATCTTCGGATTCGCGTCCAGGGCGTCTTTCACGAGCATGTTTACGTCAATGCCCATCGGACCGGACATGTCCTTCTTGTTTATGACCGCGACCTCAGCAGCCCTGAATATGTCTGCCTTCTTCTTTATCATGTACTCGCCCTCGGTCACGCTCACGACCACGGCCCTCAGGTGCGAGCCGAGCGGGAACTCGGCCGGGCAGATCAGGTTCCCGACGTTCTCTATGAGGATGAGGTTGGCGCCCTCCCGGATCAGCTTCTTCGCAGCCTTCCTCACTATCGGGGCGTCGAGGTGGCACTCCCTCCCCGTGTTTATCTGGATCGAGGGGACGCCGTGCCTCGAGATCCTCTCGGCGTCTATGTCGGTCGCGGTGTCGCCGGCGATGACACCGACGCGGTACTTCTCCTTGAGGCGCTCGACGAGCCTCTCGATTATCGAGGTCTTCCCGGACCCGATGGACCCCATGAAGTCGACGACGCGTACCCCCGCCCGGTCGAAGGTCCTTCGGTTGAGGGCGGCCATCCGCTCGTTTGCCTTTATAAAGTCCTCCTCGAGCTCGACGTCGAGCACTTCATCGTCGTCAGCCTTGATCACTAGGGGCTTGGGCAAGCAGCTCACCATAAGAGCTATAGCAGTCAAGTTTATAATGTCTTCCTTCCTTCAGATTCAACCCGAAGTGTCTCTATGGGCGATGTCCTCGTGTGTCCGAACTGCGGGAGCAGGTTCAGCCTGATGTACTCAAGGACTTTTGCATGCTCCGGGTGCAGCGAGGTCACGTTCGGAAGGTGCGGCTACGCAAAGTGCCCCAAGTGCGGAAAGGAATTCAAACTCCAGTGATTTCGGAGAGGGCACGGCATGAAGGATAAGGCGAAGGAGGCGCATGAACGCAGCAGAAACACGGCATAATTGAAGATGGCGAGCTCAGACGCTCAGCCCGACGTTCTCCTTTATCTCCTTGAGGACGATGGCAGTCTCGGTGCTGAGAACCCCCTCCACCTTGCCCATCTTGTCGATCACCTCGGAGAGCGCCTCCTTCCCGGGGACGTCGACCCTGCAGATGAGGTAGTAGGGGCCGGTGACGTCAAATGCCTCGGTGACCTCCGGCAGGTCCCTGATCAGGCTGGCGACCTCGACGTACTTCTTAGGGTCCGCCTTAACGAGTATGAATGCCGAAAGGGCCTTTCCGATCTTCTGCGGGTCTACGATCGCCCTGAATGACTTGATTACGCCGCTCTGCTGGAGCCCCTTTACCCTGAGGAATACGGTAGCCTCGCTGACACCCGCCTCCTTTGCAATCTTCGAGAAGGGGGTCCGCGCGTTTGACTGGAGGGTCTTTATTATGAGCCTGTCAAGGGCGTCGAGTTCTGAGGACATGGGTGGATCATCCCTTTGATTACTTTAAGCCTTTTTAGGAGATATTAAGGCTTTGGTGTGAAAATTTTAAAAACGTGCCGGCAGATGCGAAGAGTCCCCGGTACCTCCGCCAGCTGG
This window harbors:
- the hypB gene encoding hydrogenase nickel incorporation protein HypB, encoding MPKPLVIKADDDEVLDVELEEDFIKANERMAALNRRTFDRAGVRVVDFMGSIGSGKTSIIERLVERLKEKYRVGVIAGDTATDIDAERISRHGVPSIQINTGRECHLDAPIVRKAAKKLIREGANLILIENVGNLICPAEFPLGSHLRAVVVSVTEGEYMIKKKADIFRAAEVAVINKKDMSGPMGIDVNMLVKDALDANPKIKVAVTSARTGEGIEELARALGL
- a CDS encoding biotin--[acetyl-CoA-carboxylase] ligase, whose product is MAEGKFFSGSAAASQTGVSRAAVSKQIARLRAKGYNIESVRGRGYLLVPRFDGLLPLEILARLRTRTLGRNPVLLDAVDSTQNFLRGLAEKGAAEGTLVVALEQRSGKGRASRHWSSPPGGLWFSLLLRPSLPMRQVSLLTLMFGVAVARSLMLQGIPASLKWPNDVLVRGRKICGILLEASSDPEKVEYVIAGIGLNVNFSTADLPEGVRESAVSTLDILGRRLDRAELLSTILMNAEAMYERLPSSIGEILEGWRLFSSTLGSPVKISSYGRVVEGRALDIAEDGALLVETEGGVERVYSGDVTVKET
- a CDS encoding CoA transferase → MKRPLEGIRVLSLTGALFGPYCGMVLADLGAEVIKVERPVYGDMNREWGPFFPNVQGPDKSAYYVSIHRNHKGITLNLKDPKGREILKELVKRSDVLIENFKPGTLDEWGLGYEDLRKVNPKLIYACGSGFGHTGPYSKWPSYDIIGQAMGGFMDMNGWPDKPPARAGSSIGDIVSGMFLAIGVLAALRYRECTGKGQKVDVAQVDSMVAVLENAVVRYTLEGKIPTRIGSKHPTITPFDIFQAKDGYVVIAAGNDAIFKRFCAAIGKPEWVTDPRFDTNPHRCANEQVLKQMIEEYTRNKTRWEVARLLLENDVPSAPVYNVGEAVEDPHVNAREMIIELDQPQYGKVRVAGCPIKFSESPIKRFDPAPLLGQHNKEILTSLGYSEAEIEEFKKKGII
- a CDS encoding acetyl-CoA carboxylase biotin carboxyl carrier protein subunit yields the protein MAKTSKFQLSMGNVQYSVDITERAYGLYDVKVNDETFKINIADLLSPSLQAAGAAGGAGGAGGAPAAGNLCAAMPGTVMTVKCKAGDAVKPGDVLLTLETMKMENPIKSNREGKVKEIKVAPGKFVNVGDTLIVFE
- a CDS encoding Lrp/AsnC family transcriptional regulator, yielding MSSELDALDRLIIKTLQSNARTPFSKIAKEAGVSEATVFLRVKGLQQSGVIKSFRAIVDPQKIGKALSAFILVKADPKKYVEVASLIRDLPEVTEAFDVTGPYYLICRVDVPGKEALSEVIDKMGKVEGVLSTETAIVLKEIKENVGLSV
- a CDS encoding SufD family Fe-S cluster assembly protein, which encodes MTDEWRKKYRLEALQAVTKRSAFGNDIDLSDFVTVPRGERGLDEDVKRKSLEVGVDVEGRKGGTYFQVDHSVLLSQLASRIKGVEMMPTDEALNKYEWLRAYYWKALSVSQDKYTAIAELRQTKGYFIRSAPNEKVEQPIQACLYIGTEGVLQAPHNIIIAEEGSELNIITGCTADSRAKTVAHVGVSEFYVKKNATLVFTMIHSWSDEAYVRPRTGVIVEEGGTFITNYVTIKPVRDIQSYPTAHLTGKGAKAKFNSIIYASKDSIIDLGNRIYLMAEGTSGESVFKVVSTGTSKVYNRGQIIGQNRNTKGHLECRGMILCPTSSITAIPELIAEHSDTELSHEAAIGRLQEEQLHYLMARGIQPEQAIGVLVKGFLDPGLPGLPERLQEEIRSKLALLERKSSPEEPC
- a CDS encoding carboxyl transferase domain-containing protein gives rise to the protein MEVREMAFQTLAEKFKELEDLKEKKKLGGGKEAIDKQHTAGKLTARERIEKLLDPGSFVEVDEFVVHRCFDFGMEKKKALGDAVVTGYGTINGRTVFVYSQDFTFVGGSLSEMQAKKITKIQDMALKSGCPVIGLNDSGGARIQEGINSLAGYGEIFYRNVMASGVIPQIIAIMGPCAGGAVYSPALADFIYMVKKTSYMFITGPKVVKAAIGEDVTFEALGGAEAHAKLSGVATMACENDEDCIKHIKTLLSYLPSNNMDDAPIVECGDPPDRMDEALNEVVPADPKKPYDVHDVINYVFDKGSFYELQPMYAPNAVIGFARLNGKSVGVIANQPMVYAGCLDIDSSDKIARFVRTCDAFNIPLITFVDVPGYLPGTKQEHGGVIRHGAKVIYAYSEATVPKLTVIMRKSYGGGYIAMCSRHLGADVVFAWPTAEIAVMGPEGAVEIIHRNELMKAKTPEEVKEITNRLAAEYRNKFANPYIAANMGYVDAVILPKETRPMLIKALEALSTKRDLQARPPKRHGNIPV
- a CDS encoding acetyl-CoA carboxylase biotin carboxylase subunit translates to MLKKVLVANRGEIALRVIRACKEMEVKTVAVYSDADANAKFVYYADEAVPIGPGPAAQSYLKMEKIIEVAKQTGAEGIHPGYGFLAQNAKFVRMCEEAGIEFIGPKAKAQELLGDKLGARRSMEKAGIPIVPGALDAVQDDKDALETAEKAGYPVMVKPAGGGGGIGMQVCRSKDDLIEAIKKAQRLAASAFSRPEVYIEKYIERPRHIEIQILADKKGNCIYLGERECSIQRRHQKLIEEAPSPVMYLDPDLRRRMGETAVKVAKVAGYENAGTCEFLYSDVTKDFYFLEVNSRLQVEHPVTELVTGIDIVKEQLKVASGEPLTYGQNDVKITGHAIECRINAEDPMNNFVPSIGLITNYIEPGGPGIRVDGGIYAGYTIPPFYDSLAVKLLTWGRDRMEAIMRMRRALDEFVIEGIQTVIPFHKVMMRDEEFIAGHLHTELIAERNILDKVKTQVDADNAWKKSKESVLAKLAAKPAEAPAAAGAPVTDKKTVALAAAIASYINSKPQRQPVSSGWVISGRVKSAR